A window of Plasmodium malariae genome assembly, chromosome: 5 contains these coding sequences:
- the PmUG01_05026000 gene encoding conserved Plasmodium protein, unknown function, whose translation MFVFVFLLFVRLYPNVNAYKSPFFKNSNYISSYLLLHNGVKMPCQIKRKCIHKGLCFLSKSLFRSKIRDCTTRLYVLNKGEEENLFFSSDNLNERNKERGVKKEQVGKRMVKEPDVNKLRKEYDSNGLDYLDDTEKKPNSRSKSERNNDIKDTLKKTRKFCNYLTSKLGRLNKKLREIKKLETIFYANPNILTENQQVKLSKKRQIKNEIVLINRYRKKYISYKRNLMKNVDDLSPFFYSKKKKRKKELCSPQEFREIRTQKETIRYKNSCGALTLKSDNPKAAVQRIKSIDFEKVPKNVTDYLVYNKIGSKEEIKILFGLRAIKVNGNTIDDENYVLNVMEDEVKVFNEVINIHEDHYVIRKRFTRDQKRILKEKKNESISDVKREIKEFEKFFNIKQ comes from the exons ATGTTTGTTTTTGTATTTCTCCTATTTGTTCGTTTATATCCAAATGTAAATGCTTACAAAAGCCCCTTTTTCAAAAACAGCAATTATATCAGCAGCTATTTATTACTGCACAATGGAGTTAAGATGCCCTGTCAAATAAAGAggaaatgtatacataaaggtttatgttttttaagtAAGTCATTATTTCGGAGTAAAATAAGGGATTGTACCACACGTCTGTACGTGTTAAACAAAGGAGAAGAGGAGaatctctttttttcaagTGATAACTTAAACGAAAGGAATAAAGAAAGGGGAGTGAAGAAAGAGCAGGTGGGTAAAAGGATGGTGAAAGAACCGGACGTCAATAAATTGAGGAAAGAGTATGATTCGAATGGCTTGGACTACTTGGACGACACTGAGAAAAAACCAAATAGCCGGAGCAAATCTGAGCGTAATAATGACATAAAAGATACACTGAAAAAAACACGAAAATTCTGCAATTACTTAACAAGCAAATTAGGTAGACTAAATAAAAAGCTtagggaaataaaaaaattagaaaccATCTTTTACGCAAATCCAAATATCCTAACGGAAAATCAACAAGttaaattaagtaaaaaaagacaaataaaaaatgaaatagttTTAATTAACAGATAcagaaaaaagtatatatcatacaaaagaaatttaatgaaaaacgTTGACGACCTttcaccttttttttattcaaaaaaaaaaaaacgcaAAAAGGAGTTATGTTCACCCCAAGAATTCCGAGAAATTCGTACGCAAAAAGAAACgataagatataaaaattcatgTGGTGCTCTAACCT TAAAATCGGACAATCCCAAAGCAGCAGTGCAGAGAATAAAAAGTATAGACTTCGAAAAGGTACCCAAGAATGTAACTGATTACTTAGTATATAATAAGATTGGGAGTaaagaagaaattaaaattctGTTTGGTCTTCGGGCTATAAAAGTGAATGGAAACACAA TCGATGACGAGAATTACGTACTAAATGTAATGGAGGATGAAGTGAAAGTTTTCAATGAAGTGATAAACATCCACGAGGATCA CTATGTTATTCGAAAAAGATTTACAAGAGACCAAAAGcgaattttaaaagaaaaaaaaaatgaaagcaTATCAGATGTCAAACGGGAAATTAAAGagtttgaaaaatttttcaatatcaAACAATGA
- the SRCAP gene encoding Snf2-related CBP activator, putative, which yields MNNMAHDIIMQTKPYKLGIEDIQNLGSLYFFENNKKIEKYNEEINLLKQQLNDLNEKMGKCGYIHKIVEPAKFPEYTFWYYELKEMKEFQDLVMYEIKKKKKHFKFLSYNCLKYLSNREKMKLKKQEEEQKRLKIHSKNISSYMDLFWKKIEKLVWEEKKRELQKTLNKKKEMRFKKFVKGAIKKIKSSRNNAHVLFENRSQSICSNSNNNSSEHINHSCTVGSELQSRRNSIVRSGRSSIVRSGRSSVDRGRQSSVVRGGEDNLDRNNNMEDSDIDKELNEEDLTDQEEEDVLLDEQMDSSEESEEKEREINLLDDEANMPVEELLKRIYGFKSGEEYINLMQQKGADEEVEEVEEVEEVEEVEEAEEVEEAEEVEEAEEVEEVEEVEEVEEAEEVEEVEEAEEVEEAEEVEEAEEVEEAEEVEEAEEVEEAEEVEEAEEVEEAEEVEDAEDAEEVEDAEDAEEVEDAEEVEDAEGAEDAVDGDETNRAAVNGVQRTLGLCAVSKETKWNEKKRKFSPDKDNTRKCKIMKSNSFSKKDEELVCNMEERHLTKIPPFIKATLRDYQHAGLHWLLYLYKNNINGILADEMGLGKTLQCISLLSYLAYYLNIWGPHLIIVPTSILINWEIELKRFSPCFKILSYYGSQTERFKKRIGWFNRDSFHICISSYSTIVKDHIIFKRKNWKYIILDEAHNIKNFNTKRWNIILSLKRENCLLITGTPLQNSLEELWSLLHFLMPNIFTSHLDFKEWFSDPLNLAIQKSKIYDSKYLIDRLHTVIRPYILRRLKKNVEKEMPNKYEHIIKCKLTRRQKIIYDEFINNKNVQNTLNEGNYIGLMNVLIQLRKVCNHCDLFANKHIQTPYYYMIPITFYLPRFCIIFDKNYYLDYYLILFLHNEFTSLGGTTVTLKHHHDRSGTNVKNDYQLISEIDSQEGIRGDVHIDYGINRNSGIGNGGNSNRPIPQKNFPNGRNPFVRSKVGYTPPEVEGSTLKNNIFNSYEKNGYHVSSSSVPSDVGMPHTGAQNAQCNSVPLSSGTLINLVRGGTPPIHDNIEQVEHAWVDSSVEVSKKSHSFIHANNTCSSQVKEGDGENQQPPFQKDQQKGCNSSIINHSMVKSMHEKHSHTRNFTRMDASDTGKNNMSGGQESLAPQNEEIKKENRLNEYSTVYSSVYRNMHSGFSNSSWVGNLRRNNEPSAYDVNIEDVHSYVNNQVYRRNRPRNLLSYSDEFLKELNNNYDILSIYIDPNNKYKSYDEYLYSVDYEPSSSAALCESNNNMNVNSGRNVNMNSSGNVNMISSGNVNINSSGNVNMISSGNVNMNSSGNVNMNSSGNVNMNNSGYTNTYSSANFNMRGSANMSGNYNCSYNNSTSHKPYSKNWSNEFASFRKRNFIYRYEMKILNSETQYKNFFTDETNQSYLNSLEHNLWVKKQRYMEEKKREYENSKKDVFVSEYNYVKKTRAPLFGKNLLMMIKREFSKDKNIVYNCSNNVIMDGLSIMRETRVLDIPEGGFEQGDATTGKGLVDYVCSDGTTGSGGCEGKSHLVLEVLFPTMECFLKEHGPIIDRFTIINTPAVICESHKICINNNLLNNNKELDTIIRKIKIATRVYHEAFLKQSIIFPLNKDISLGSGKLFALEKLLCKCKREGNKCLLFTQFIKMLDIIEIFLNHLNYSFIRLDGSTKVEQRQKIVTKFNNDKSIFIFISSTRSGSIGINLIAANVVIFYDTDWNPSIDKQAMDRCHRIGQTKDVHVFRFVCEYTVEENIWKKQLQKRKLDNICINMGNFNNQTITTNGVSNTTSMNINMNTIADDDKQNNNISTNSEASKDWFSNVDTIKQIFINKQNNDEDDDIYKDRLLHEHLEDTEKTNVRFEKTLEHVEDKDDIHALHEVKKETQHVISQDLQEFANKNNFQETYTLTSYCFNFLNDNLTDNLKQQIDEMKMKIEIEMMNAGEDENPSFDDSSSQSEQESQILEQTTKL from the exons atGAATAACATGGCGCATGATATCATAATGCAGACAAAGCCGTACAAGTTAGGGATTGAGGATATTCAAAATTTGGggtctttatatttttttgaaaataacaaaaagatTGAAAAGtataatgaagaaataaatcTGCTGAAACAACA ACTGAACGACTTGAAcgaaaaaatgggaaaatg CggatatattcataaaattgtTGAGCCAGCCAAGTTCCCCGAGTACACATTTTGGTATTACGAGTTGAAGGAAATG AAGGAGTTCCAGGATTTAGTCATGtacgaaataaaaaagaaaaaaaagcattttaaatttttaagttataattgtttgaaatatttaagtaatagagaaaaaatgaaattaaaaaaacaagaagAGGAACAAAAACGATTAAAAATACactcaaaaaatatatcctCATATATGGATctattttggaaaaaaattgaaaagcTTGTTTgggaagagaaaaaaagagaattaCAAAAgacattaaataaaaaaaaagaaatgaggTTTAAGAAGTTTGTAAAAGGagctattaaaaaaattaaaagttcAAGAAATAATGCTCATGTGTTATTTGAAAATAGGTCCCAAAGTATCTGCTCAAATTCgaataataacagtagtgAACATATTAATCATTCCTGTACCGTGGGTAGTGAGCTTCAGAGTAGAAGGAACAGTATTGTAAGAAGTGGACGTAGTAGCATTGTGCGTAGTGGAAGGAGTAGTGTTGATCGAGGTCGACAGAGCAGCGTTGTGCGTGGTGGAGAGGACAACCTCGACCGTAATAACAACATGGAAGATAGTGATATAGATAAGGAGTTAAATGAGGAGGATCTAACAGATCAAGAAGAAGAGGACGTATTGTTAGATGAACAAATGGATTCTAGCGAAGAATCAGAGGAAAAGGAAAGGGAAATCAATCTGCTCGATGATGAAGCGAACATGCCTGTTGAAGAACTGCTCAAGCGCATCTACGGTTTTAAAAGCGGGGAGGAGTACATTAACTTGATGCAGCAGAAGGGTGCAGATGAGGAAGTGGAAGAAGTAgaagaagtggaagaagtggaagaagtggaagaagcggaagaagtggaagaagcggaagaagtggaagaagcggaagaagtggaagaagtggaagaagtggaagaagtggaagaagcggaagaagtggaagaagtggaagaagcggaagaagtggaagaagcggaagaagtggaagaagcggaagaagtggaagaagcggaagaagtggaagaagcggaagaagtggaagaagcggaagaagtggaagaagcggaagaagtggaagaagcGGAAGAAGTGGAAGATGCGGAAGATGCGGAAGAAGTGGAAGATGCGGAAGATGCGGAAGAAGTGGAAGATGCGGAAGAAGTGGAAGATGCGGAAGGTGCGGAAGATGCGGTGGATGGGGATGAAACGAACCGAGCTGCAGTCAACGGGGTACAGAGGACGCTTGGTTTGTGCGCAGTATCGAAGGAAACAAAATGGAATgagaagaagaggaagtTCTCACCTGACAAGGATAACACGagaaaatgcaaaataatGAAGAGTAACTCGTTTAGCAAAAAGGATGAAGAGTTAGTGTGTAACATGGAAGAAAGGCACTTAACGAAAATACCACCATTTATAAAAGCAACATTACGTGACTACCAACATGCTGGTTTACACTGgttattgtatttatataaaaacaatattaatgGAATATTGGCTGATGAGATGGGTTTAGGTAAAACGTTACAATGTATATCATTGTTAAGTTATCTTGCTTACTATTTGAACATATGGGGACCTCACTTAATAATTGTGCCAACGtctatattaataaattggGAAATAGAACTAAAGAGATTTTCACCTtgctttaaaatattatcgTATTATGGAAGTCAAACTgaaagatttaaaaaaagaattggATGGTTTAATAGAGATTcatttcatatatgtatatccaGTTATTCTACAATTGTAAAAGATCATATAATCTTTAAGAGAAAGAATTGGAAATATATTATCCTAGATGAAgcacataatataaaaaattttaacacgAAAAGatggaatattatattaagtctaaaaagagaaaattgtTTATTAATAACTGGTACACCATTACAAAATAGTCTAGAAGAGTTATGGTCTctccttcattttttaatgccaaatatatttacatccCACTTAGATTTCAAAGAATGGTTTTCGGATCCGTTAAATTTAGCCAttcaaaaaagtaaaatttatgattcaaaatatttaattgatAGGTTACATACTGTTATTAGACCATATATACTTAGGagattgaaaaaaaatgtagaaaaagaaatgccgaataaatatgaacatatcataaaatgtaaattgaCAAGAagacaaaaaattatttatgatgaatttataaataataaaaatgtacaaaacACTTTGAATGAAGGGAATTATATTGGTCTCATGAATGTATTAATTCAATTAAGAAAAGTTTGTAATCATTGTGATTTATTTGCTAATAAACATATTCAAACTCCATACTATTATATGATTCCTATAACTTTTTATCTTCCTcgtttttgtataatttttgacaaaaattattacttaGATTActacttaattttattcttgcACAATGAATTTACTTCATTAGGTGGGACTACTGTTACATTGAAGCACCACCATGATAGAAGTGGAACAAACGTCAAAAATGATTACCAGTTGATTAGCGAAATAGATTCTCAGGAAGGTATCAGGGGGGATGTTCATATTGATTATGGGATCAACAGAAACAGTGGCATTGGGAACGGTGGTAACAGCAATAGGCCAATCCCTCAAAAGAACTTTCCTAACGGGAGGAATCCCTTCGTTCGCAGCAAGGTAGGGTATACCCCTCCAGAAGTAGAAGGAAGCacgttaaaaaataatattttcaattcGTATGAAAAGAATGGTTATCATGTTTCTTCTTCATCTGTTCCCTCTGACGTAGGGATGCCTCATACTGGTGCGCAAAATGCACAGTGTAATTCAGTTCCACTGAGTAGCGGTACCCTGATAAATTTAGTTCGAGGAGGTACTCCTCCTATCCACGACAACATTGAGCAGGTGGAACACGCGTGGGTAGACTCATCAGTGGAAGTGTCGAAGAAGTCTCACTCATTTATCCACGCTAACAACACATGCAGTAGTCAAGTGAAAGAAGGAGATGGGGAAAACCAGCAACCTCCTTTTCAAAAAGATCAACAAAAAGGTTGTAACAGCAGTATAATTAACCACTCCATGGTGAAAAGCATGCATGAGAAGCACTCTCACACACGCAATTTTACCAGAATGGATGCAAGTGATACGGGTAAAAACAATATGAGCGGCGGACAGGAAAGTTTAGCTCCTCAGAACGAAGAAatcaaaaaggaaaatcGTCTCAACGAGTACAGTACCGTGTATAGCAGCGTGTATAGGAACATGCATAGCGGCTTCAGTAACTCCAGTTGGGTAGGCAATTTGCGCAGAAATAATGAACCAAGTGCATATGATGTAAATATAGAGGATGTGCATAGCTATGTTAATAACCAAGTGTACAGAAGGAATAGACCCCGAAATCTGTTGAGTTACTCAGacgaatttttaaaagagttaaataacaattatgatatattgtctatatatatagatcCGAACAATAAGTACAAGAGTTATGACGAATATTTGTATAGCGTAGATTATGAACCAAGCAGCAGTGCAGCACTCTGTGAAAGCAATAATAACATGAACGTGAATAGCGGAAGAAACGTTAACATGAACAGCAGCGGTAACGTTAACATGATCAGCAGCGGTAACGTTAACATTAACAGCAGCGGTAACGTTAACATGATCAGCAGCGGTAACGTTAACATGAACAGTAGCGGTAACGTTAACATGAACAGCAGCGGAAACGTTAACATGAACAATAGCGGTTATACAAACACGTATAGCAGCGCCAATTTTAACATGCGCGGCAGTGCCAATATGAGTGGAAATTACAATTGTAGTTATAATAACAGTACTAGTCATAAACCGTACAGCAAAAACTGGTCTAACGAATTTGCTAgttttagaaaaagaaatttcatATACCGATATgagatgaaaattttaaatagtgAAACGCAGtataaaaacttttttacTGATGAAACGAATCAGAGTTACCTAAATTCACTGGAGCATAACTTGTGGGTTAAGAAGCAAAGATATATGGAAGAAAAGAAGAGGGAATAtgaaaatagcaaaaaagaTGTATTTGTCAGTGAGTATAACTATGTCAAAAAAACTAGGGCCCCTTTGTTCGGAAAGAACCTTCTAATGATGATAAAAAGAGAATTTtctaaagataaaaatattgtttacAACTGTAGTAATAATGTAATCATGGACGGTCTGTCCATTATGCGGGAAACGCGCGTACTAGACATACCAGAGGGTGGATTTGAACAGGGAGATGCAACTACTGGAAAGGGTCTCGTTGACTACGTGTGCAGTGATGGTACTACTGGTAGTGGTGGATGTGAGGGAAAGAGCCATCTTGTCTTGGAGGTGCTATTCCCGACTATGGAGTGCTTTTTAAAGGAACATGGACCGATAATTGATAGGTTCACTATAATAAACACCCCCGCAGTGATCTGTGAGAGCCACAAGATATGCATCAACAACAATTTgttaaataacaataaagaGTTAGATACAAtcattagaaaaataaaaatagccACAAGAGTATACCATGAAGCTTTTTTAAAACAGTCTATAATATTTCCATTAAATAAAGACATATCATTAGGAAGCGGTAAATTATTTGCTTTAGAAAAGTTActatgtaaatgtaaaagAGAAGGAAACAAGTGTTTACTGTTTAcacaatttataaaaatgttagatataatagaaatatttttaaatcatttaaattattcttttatacgACTTGATGGATCAACAAAAGTGGAACAACGTCAAAAGATTGTAACCAAgtttaataatgataaatcaatttttatatttatatcatcaACAAGAAGTGGTAGTATTGGTATAAACTTAATTGCTGCTAatgttgttattttttatgatactGATTGGAATCCATCTATTGATAAACAAGCCATGGATAGATGCCATCGTATTGGACAAACCAAAGATGTGCATGTGTTCAGGTTTGTTTGTGAATATACTGttgaagaaaatatatggaaGAAGCAactacaaaaaagaaaactggacaatatatgtattaatatgggcaattttaataatcaaACTATTACTACAAATGGAGTTAGTAATACAACTAGTATGAACATTAATATGAACACAATTGCAGATGATGATAAACAGAATAACAATATTTCAACAAATTCAGAAGCTAGTAAAGACTGGTTTTCAAATGTTGATACtattaaacaaatttttattaataaacaaaataatgatgAAGATGATGATATATACAAAGACAGACTCTTACATGAACATCTAGAGGATactgaaaaaacaaatgtgCGTTTTGAAAAAACGTTGGAACATGTTGAGGATAAAGATGATATTCATGCTCTCCACGAAGTAAAGAAGGAAACTCAACACGTTATATCTCAGGACTTGCAG GAATTTGCCAACAAGAATAATTTCCAAGAAACGTATACCCTCACCTCCTACTGTTTCaactttttaaatgataactTGACGGATAACTTGAAACAACAAATCGatgaaatgaaaatgaaaatagagATTGAGATGATGAATGCAGGAGAAGATGAAAATCCGTCCTTTGATGATTCTTCCAGCCAAAGTGAACAAGAGTCACAAATTCTTGAACAGACcacaaaattatga
- the LSM3 gene encoding U6 snRNA-associated Sm-like protein LSm3, putative, translating to MEKIALIQNPLDYIRLNMEEEIFLKCKGEREITGKLDAYDNHLNMILSNARETYKHSVVENDEECIKKMERNLDMIFVRGDSIILVSSAMK from the exons ATGGAGAAAATAGCCTTAATACAGA ATCCCTTGGATTACATACGACTAAACATGGAGGAggaaatttttcttaaatgcAAAGGAGAACGAGAAATAACTGGAAAGTTGGAT GCATATGATAACCACCTGAATATGATCCTTTCCAACGCTCGCGAAACATACAAACATAGTGTAGTAGAAAATGATGAAGAGTGTATTAAG aaaatggAAAGAAATTTAGACATGATTTTTGTTCGAGGAGACTCCATCATTTTAGTGTCATCTGCAATGAAATAA